Proteins encoded within one genomic window of Amycolatopsis sp. 2-15:
- a CDS encoding PadR family transcriptional regulator encodes MATTRGMSEQAFFILTALVDAPLHGYGIVGEVKTRSSDRLTLRVGTLYGALDRLTGERLVEPDHDEVINGRLRRYYRLTPDGRTALALEAERQAAIARVAHRRLGLGFAGEASS; translated from the coding sequence ATGGCCACTACGCGCGGCATGTCCGAACAGGCGTTTTTCATCCTCACCGCACTCGTCGACGCCCCTCTCCACGGGTACGGCATCGTCGGCGAGGTGAAGACCCGGTCTTCCGACCGCCTGACCCTGCGCGTGGGCACCCTGTACGGCGCCCTCGACCGGCTGACCGGCGAGCGCCTCGTGGAGCCCGACCACGACGAGGTGATCAACGGGCGGCTGCGGCGGTACTACCGGCTGACCCCGGACGGGCGGACCGCACTGGCCCTGGAAGCCGAACGCCAGGCCGCCATCGCCCGTGTGGCGCACCGGCGGTTGGGGTTGGGCTTTGCCGGGGAGGCGTCGTCGTGA
- a CDS encoding PepSY-associated TM helix domain-containing protein, with protein sequence MSTDELTRAQAPARAGKFRRWLRRKPVRRVLVVTHRWTSLVLGLFLVLETTSGAILLYRGEYFRATHSDFYHQTPTEHPISLQQARDIVATAHPEFSPAWVSNDGGVIAVGDPDFAEAYAVDPGTGRINGSARLESGAMGFLANLHDCGLTCEGYPGYVSWLAKPVPTIGFAWPPGTNWGLLLLVVLGLLMVLLAITGIVVWWPGARRFSHGFRVRTGKGRFARDYDLHNVIGIVAVPFVLMWGVTGAAFYLPPVKDAWLAVTGGTAADPQKYSFTADAAAPGTPEIGIDQAAAAALAETPGEIRYLTTPQDGYYSVSIASAGYQPYGARAFFGGDHTVYVDSHDATHVSDVDIKPEPGANSFYDTVFEPAHFGWLVGGWWRIVWFVLGLAPLALMLTGISTWLFRSGSKRRRREARAQRETQRETQREAQCQTQRETPANTEPRQATA encoded by the coding sequence ATGAGCACCGACGAGCTGACGCGCGCCCAGGCACCTGCCCGCGCCGGCAAGTTTCGACGTTGGCTGAGGCGCAAGCCCGTGCGGCGCGTGCTGGTGGTGACGCACCGGTGGACGTCGCTGGTGCTGGGGTTGTTCCTGGTGCTCGAGACGACGTCCGGGGCGATCCTGCTGTACCGCGGCGAGTACTTCCGCGCGACGCACAGCGACTTCTACCACCAGACGCCCACCGAACACCCCATCAGCCTCCAGCAGGCGCGCGACATCGTCGCCACCGCGCACCCGGAGTTCTCCCCCGCGTGGGTGAGCAACGACGGCGGTGTGATCGCAGTCGGTGACCCGGACTTCGCCGAGGCGTACGCCGTCGACCCCGGGACCGGGCGCATCAACGGGAGCGCCCGGCTCGAGAGCGGCGCGATGGGGTTCCTCGCGAACCTGCACGACTGCGGCCTGACCTGCGAGGGCTACCCGGGCTACGTGTCGTGGCTCGCGAAACCCGTGCCGACCATCGGGTTCGCCTGGCCGCCCGGCACGAACTGGGGACTGCTGCTCCTGGTTGTGCTCGGTCTGCTGATGGTGCTGCTCGCGATCACCGGCATCGTCGTGTGGTGGCCCGGCGCCCGGCGCTTCTCCCACGGCTTCCGCGTTCGCACGGGCAAAGGCCGCTTTGCGCGCGACTACGACCTGCACAACGTGATCGGCATCGTCGCGGTGCCGTTCGTGCTGATGTGGGGCGTCACCGGCGCCGCGTTCTACCTGCCGCCGGTCAAGGACGCGTGGCTCGCGGTCACCGGCGGAACGGCCGCCGACCCGCAGAAGTACTCGTTCACCGCCGACGCCGCCGCGCCCGGCACCCCGGAAATCGGCATCGACCAGGCGGCCGCCGCGGCGCTGGCCGAAACCCCCGGCGAGATCCGGTACCTGACCACGCCGCAGGACGGCTACTACAGCGTCTCCATCGCCAGCGCGGGCTACCAGCCCTACGGCGCCCGCGCGTTCTTCGGTGGCGACCACACCGTGTACGTCGACAGCCACGATGCCACGCATGTGTCCGATGTGGACATCAAGCCCGAGCCGGGTGCGAACTCGTTCTACGACACGGTTTTCGAGCCCGCCCACTTCGGCTGGCTCGTCGGCGGCTGGTGGCGGATCGTCTGGTTCGTTCTCGGCCTCGCGCCGTTGGCGTTGATGCTCACAGGGATCTCGACCTGGCTGTTCCGCTCCGGCTCGAAACGCCGCCGTCGCGAAGCCCGGGCACAGCGAGAAACACAGCGAGAAACACAGCGGGAAGCGCAGTGCCAAACCCAGCGCGAAACACCCGCGAACACAGAACCACGCCAGGCAACGGCGTGA
- a CDS encoding RICIN domain-containing protein, protein MFAKRRPFGLVGKALVFFAACLGLAYGSPALTPHAAAATPFKVLAFYSGTYDAAHISFENEARPWFQQQAAANGYTFTATNNWNQLTSLTTSQAAVVMFLDDQPQSQAQFDGFKRYMDSGGGFFGFHVTAYNDNTTPSYANWFHNDFLGTGRFVSNSWGPTGETLKIENRTHPSTVNLPATIQSSVSEWYSWQSDLRQNPNISILASLDPGTFPVGDDPSQTWYGGYYPIMWTNKSYKMLYANFGHNKMNYDTNTALSSTFASPDQNRFVLDGLRWLGGATGDGGTTPPADGISPTAWYPVVNKATGKCVDAAAAGTTNGTVVQQYTCNATNAQQYQFQPTSDGYVRVNNRGNAAEVLDVQDVSTADDAGIQLWSYSNGANQQWLPVSEGGGYYHLTARHSGKCLTVPGGSTADSVRLVQSACNGAAAQSFKIA, encoded by the coding sequence ATGTTCGCCAAACGACGCCCGTTCGGGCTGGTCGGGAAAGCGCTGGTGTTCTTCGCCGCGTGTCTCGGCCTCGCATACGGTTCGCCCGCGTTGACACCGCACGCTGCCGCGGCGACGCCGTTCAAAGTGCTCGCGTTCTACAGCGGCACGTACGACGCGGCGCACATCAGCTTCGAGAACGAAGCGCGCCCGTGGTTCCAGCAGCAGGCGGCGGCCAACGGCTACACATTCACAGCCACCAACAACTGGAACCAGCTCACCTCGCTGACCACCTCGCAGGCCGCGGTGGTGATGTTCCTCGACGACCAGCCGCAGTCTCAGGCGCAGTTCGACGGGTTCAAGCGCTACATGGACTCTGGCGGCGGGTTCTTCGGCTTCCACGTCACGGCGTACAACGACAACACCACGCCGTCGTATGCGAACTGGTTCCACAACGACTTCCTCGGTACCGGCCGGTTCGTCTCCAACTCGTGGGGCCCGACCGGGGAGACGCTGAAGATCGAGAACCGCACGCACCCGTCCACGGTGAACCTGCCGGCGACGATCCAGTCTTCGGTGAGCGAGTGGTACTCCTGGCAGAGCGACCTGCGCCAGAACCCGAACATCTCGATCCTGGCCTCGCTCGACCCGGGTACGTTCCCGGTGGGCGACGACCCGTCGCAGACGTGGTACGGCGGGTACTACCCGATCATGTGGACGAACAAGAGCTACAAGATGCTCTACGCCAACTTCGGCCACAACAAGATGAACTACGACACGAACACCGCGCTGTCGTCGACGTTCGCGAGCCCCGACCAGAACCGCTTCGTGCTCGACGGCCTGCGCTGGCTCGGCGGTGCCACCGGCGACGGCGGCACCACGCCGCCGGCCGACGGGATCTCGCCCACCGCGTGGTACCCGGTGGTGAACAAGGCCACCGGCAAGTGCGTCGACGCGGCCGCGGCGGGCACGACCAACGGAACCGTGGTGCAGCAGTACACCTGCAACGCCACCAACGCGCAGCAGTACCAGTTCCAGCCGACCAGCGACGGGTACGTGCGCGTGAACAACCGTGGCAACGCGGCGGAGGTGCTCGACGTGCAGGATGTGTCCACTGCGGACGACGCCGGCATTCAGCTGTGGTCCTACAGCAACGGCGCGAACCAGCAGTGGCTGCCGGTGTCCGAGGGCGGCGGCTACTACCACCTGACCGCGCGGCACAGCGGCAAGTGCCTGACGGTGCCGGGCGGCTCGACGGCCGACTCCGTGCGGCTCGTGCAGTCGGCTTGCAACGGTGCTGCGGCGCAGTCGTTCAAGATCGCTTGA
- a CDS encoding glycoside hydrolase family 3 protein → MRVGRSITLGVLAAALTVSAHAPALAGNQPAYKDARRPVSVRVADLMKRMTLDDKLGQMMQAERLGVKSPADVTTGRLGSLLSGGSSQPTPNTPATWADMYDGFQKAALATPLGIPLIYGVDAVHGHNGVYGATVFPHNIGLGASRDPKLVEKIGRATAEEVSGTGIDWDFAPCLCVARNDRWGRTYESFGEVPQLATEMTSIITGLQGRSLGGPASVLATAKHYVGDGGTTGGVNEGNTQLSEQELRAIHLPPFKEAVKRGVGSVMVSYSSWNDVKLHANKYLVTDVLKKELGFDGIVVSDYNGVDKIDGQTGFTPDEVEASINAGIDMVMVPYDWQKFIDTLRTLVQDGRVPMSRIDDANRRILTKKFQLGLFEHPLTDRRYLGTIGSQEHRNLARQAVRESQVLLKNEHNVLPLDKSRNKIFVAGKNADDLGNQAGGWTVGWQGTSGPVIPGTTIRQGIEKTVKPSSTVTFSKDGSGIDKSYDVAVAVVGETPYAETKGDRPGDMGLDATDLATLQKLHDSGVPTVVVLVSGRPLDITKQLPDWAGLIESWLPGSEGQGVADVLFGDYNPTGKLPVTWMRSADQQPINVGDGKPALFPFGYGLRYHQRFPW, encoded by the coding sequence ATGCGCGTCGGTCGTTCGATCACGTTGGGGGTGCTGGCGGCGGCGCTGACGGTGAGCGCGCACGCGCCCGCGCTGGCCGGGAACCAGCCCGCGTACAAAGATGCGCGGCGGCCGGTTTCGGTGCGCGTCGCGGATCTGATGAAGCGCATGACGCTCGACGACAAGCTCGGGCAGATGATGCAGGCCGAACGGCTGGGCGTGAAGTCACCGGCGGACGTGACGACGGGGCGGCTCGGGTCGCTGTTGTCGGGTGGCAGCTCGCAGCCCACGCCGAACACGCCCGCCACCTGGGCCGACATGTACGACGGCTTCCAGAAGGCCGCGCTGGCGACGCCGCTGGGCATTCCGCTGATCTACGGCGTCGACGCGGTGCACGGCCACAACGGCGTGTACGGCGCGACCGTGTTCCCGCACAACATCGGGCTCGGCGCGTCCCGCGATCCGAAGCTGGTGGAGAAGATCGGCCGCGCCACGGCGGAAGAGGTGTCCGGCACGGGCATCGACTGGGACTTCGCGCCGTGCCTGTGCGTTGCGCGAAACGACCGCTGGGGGCGGACCTACGAGTCGTTCGGTGAGGTGCCGCAGCTCGCCACGGAGATGACGTCGATCATCACCGGGCTGCAGGGCCGTTCGCTGGGCGGGCCGGCGTCGGTGCTGGCGACGGCGAAGCACTACGTCGGCGACGGCGGCACCACCGGCGGCGTCAACGAGGGCAACACGCAGCTCAGCGAACAGGAGCTGCGTGCGATCCACCTGCCGCCGTTCAAGGAGGCGGTGAAGCGCGGCGTCGGCTCGGTGATGGTGAGCTACTCGAGCTGGAACGACGTGAAGCTGCACGCCAACAAATACCTCGTCACCGACGTCCTCAAGAAGGAGCTCGGGTTCGACGGCATCGTCGTCTCGGACTACAACGGCGTCGACAAGATCGACGGCCAGACCGGTTTCACGCCCGACGAGGTCGAGGCGTCGATCAACGCCGGCATCGACATGGTGATGGTTCCGTACGACTGGCAGAAGTTCATCGACACCCTGCGCACCCTCGTGCAGGACGGCAGGGTACCGATGTCACGCATCGACGACGCCAACCGCCGCATCCTCACGAAGAAGTTCCAGCTGGGGCTTTTCGAACATCCGCTCACCGATCGGCGTTACCTCGGCACCATCGGAAGTCAGGAACACCGCAACCTCGCCCGCCAGGCGGTGCGGGAGTCACAGGTGTTGTTGAAGAACGAACACAACGTGTTGCCGCTCGACAAGAGCCGCAACAAGATCTTCGTGGCGGGCAAGAACGCCGATGACCTGGGCAACCAGGCCGGCGGCTGGACCGTCGGCTGGCAGGGCACGTCGGGACCGGTCATCCCGGGCACGACGATCCGGCAGGGCATCGAGAAGACCGTGAAGCCCTCGTCCACCGTCACGTTCAGCAAGGACGGCAGCGGGATCGACAAGTCCTACGACGTCGCCGTCGCCGTGGTGGGGGAGACGCCGTACGCGGAGACCAAGGGCGACCGGCCGGGGGACATGGGCCTCGACGCCACCGACCTCGCGACGCTGCAGAAGCTGCACGACTCGGGCGTGCCGACAGTGGTCGTGCTCGTGTCGGGCCGTCCGCTGGACATCACCAAGCAGCTGCCGGACTGGGCCGGCCTGATCGAATCGTGGCTGCCGGGCAGCGAAGGCCAGGGCGTGGCCGACGTGCTCTTCGGCGACTACAACCCGACCGGCAAGCTCCCGGTCACCTGGATGCGCAGCGCCGACCAGCAGCCGATCAACGTCGGCGACGGAAAGCCCGCGCTGTTCCCCTTCGGCTACGGGTTGCGCTACCACCAGCGTTTCCCGTGGTGA
- a CDS encoding YbaB/EbfC family nucleoid-associated protein — translation MPSTRELIEQARAREAALSQVATLMADARGSAHALDGTVEVTVDALGALRRLWLAPSVIDADPLRLAALILEVTQLAMVEATQDCYNKVALQLGEDVTLLIEQLSGQPAPARSPDDDPGMTVEEFQRLRSERFARPTRRPSARSSAEDDAYFDNASPWSD, via the coding sequence ATGCCCAGTACTCGTGAGCTGATCGAGCAGGCCCGCGCCCGGGAGGCCGCGCTGTCCCAGGTCGCCACCCTGATGGCCGACGCCCGCGGCTCGGCCCACGCCCTCGACGGCACGGTGGAGGTCACCGTCGACGCCCTGGGTGCGTTGCGCCGGCTGTGGCTGGCGCCGTCGGTGATCGACGCGGACCCGTTGCGGCTGGCCGCCTTGATCCTCGAGGTCACGCAGCTGGCGATGGTCGAGGCCACGCAGGACTGCTACAACAAAGTCGCGCTCCAGCTGGGCGAAGACGTGACGCTGCTGATCGAACAGCTCTCCGGCCAACCCGCCCCGGCGCGCTCCCCGGACGACGACCCGGGCATGACGGTGGAGGAGTTCCAGCGCCTCCGCTCTGAGCGGTTTGCCCGGCCCACCCGACGCCCTTCCGCACGATCCTCCGCCGAGGACGACGCGTATTTCGACAACGCGTCGCCTTGGTCCGACTAA
- a CDS encoding YbaB/EbfC family DNA-binding protein yields the protein MAEFDVGLEAARIADASARAGAEASARFARSGPVVGKAESHGVAVSVAPGGLLVGLAISRSALRSGSDALASLIMELSNRATRRAGDRMNEVLSPVLDQEQLAALGYERLAEDDPDAQYS from the coding sequence GTGGCTGAGTTCGATGTCGGTCTGGAAGCCGCGCGCATCGCGGACGCTTCCGCGCGCGCCGGTGCGGAAGCGTCCGCGCGGTTCGCGCGGTCAGGCCCGGTGGTGGGCAAGGCGGAGTCGCACGGGGTCGCCGTTTCGGTGGCGCCTGGCGGTTTACTGGTGGGGCTGGCCATTTCACGGAGTGCCTTGCGGTCCGGCTCGGACGCGCTGGCTTCGTTGATCATGGAGCTTTCGAACCGCGCCACCCGACGCGCGGGCGACCGGATGAACGAGGTCCTTTCGCCGGTGCTCGACCAGGAACAGCTGGCGGCGCTGGGATACGAACGGTTGGCCGAGGATGATCCCGATGCCCAGTACTCGTGA
- a CDS encoding C40 family peptidase, with protein MTAEVEQVVRGGLDTTNQFAAKLKHDPGAVNGARDGHVALRTSVGQVRDQAGSQRSQLADSASGYTADRAAATSQRLEKEIQDLLDESAEIEKAVAAAAETLHVGEIRNDQVRDQIVREIAASMKALQAVNGIQPPESRAAAARQILLQLQTKIGQLTGQAATFSEQTITQLTSLGRQLGGSDATTTSSASSTHVPQSFNSNGAHTGGGGGDGGGSGFVGKPRLPVAIPPQPGTGVDINLPGGRTVKAPNETAAKAVRAALSQLGVPYVWGGTARGQGLDCSGLTMTSYQDAGLQLPRTARQQTVGAEVPSIDQLLPGDLVVWSGHVAMVIGDGQMVEAGDPVQVSKIRTTNAGQQFIGFYRPTG; from the coding sequence GTGACGGCCGAGGTCGAGCAGGTCGTGCGCGGCGGGCTGGACACCACGAACCAGTTCGCGGCCAAGCTCAAGCACGACCCGGGTGCCGTCAACGGCGCGCGTGACGGGCACGTGGCGCTGCGGACGTCCGTCGGCCAGGTGCGTGATCAAGCCGGCTCGCAGCGCTCTCAGCTCGCTGATTCCGCGTCCGGTTACACCGCCGATCGCGCGGCCGCGACGTCGCAGCGCCTGGAGAAGGAGATCCAGGACCTGCTCGACGAGAGTGCCGAGATCGAGAAGGCCGTGGCCGCGGCGGCGGAGACGCTGCACGTCGGCGAGATCCGCAACGACCAGGTACGTGACCAGATCGTGCGCGAGATCGCGGCGTCGATGAAGGCGCTGCAGGCCGTGAACGGCATCCAGCCGCCGGAGAGCCGCGCGGCCGCGGCCCGGCAGATCCTGCTGCAGCTGCAGACGAAGATCGGGCAGCTCACCGGGCAGGCGGCCACGTTCTCGGAGCAGACGATCACCCAGCTGACCTCGCTGGGCCGGCAGCTGGGTGGTTCCGACGCGACCACGACCAGTTCGGCGTCGTCGACGCACGTGCCGCAGTCGTTCAACAGCAACGGCGCGCACACTGGCGGCGGTGGGGGCGACGGCGGTGGCAGTGGGTTCGTCGGGAAGCCCCGCCTGCCGGTGGCGATCCCGCCGCAGCCGGGCACGGGCGTCGACATCAACCTGCCCGGTGGGCGGACGGTGAAGGCGCCGAACGAGACGGCCGCGAAGGCCGTGCGCGCCGCGTTGTCGCAGCTCGGCGTGCCGTACGTGTGGGGCGGCACCGCGCGCGGGCAGGGGCTGGACTGCAGCGGGTTGACCATGACGTCGTACCAGGACGCGGGTTTGCAGCTGCCGCGCACGGCCCGGCAGCAGACCGTGGGCGCGGAAGTGCCGTCGATCGACCAGCTGCTGCCCGGCGACCTCGTGGTGTGGTCCGGCCACGTCGCCATGGTGATCGGCGACGGGCAGATGGTCGAGGCGGGTGATCCGGTGCAGGTCAGCAAGATCCGCACGACGAACGCGGGTCAGCAGTTCATCGGTTTCTACCGGCCGACGGGGTGA
- a CDS encoding DsbA family protein encodes MGTVGEAARKRQRQAQAAKSVAQARGASSERNKIIAIVVAVVVVAAVVIGGVVWINSSKNSTEGTAIAPTTSTTLGPGVVEKLDGVVVSVGKPGAPKTIDLYADFLCPYCKQLQDSYGPKMEQAVNSGQLTVKYHMVTLLNENSDPPGYSLDSANAALAAVSSQKFTAFHDALFKSQPEEGGRGYDKAQLIKLGHDLGITDPKFDQTVNAGTYDKQIQAAFQQTENDPNLAQDFPNGAHGFGTPTVAVNGKAISTQGDWLTGVLNGTGS; translated from the coding sequence ATAGGAACCGTGGGTGAAGCAGCGCGGAAGCGCCAACGCCAGGCGCAGGCCGCGAAGTCGGTCGCACAGGCGAGGGGTGCCTCGAGCGAACGCAACAAGATCATCGCCATCGTCGTGGCGGTCGTGGTGGTCGCCGCGGTGGTGATCGGCGGAGTCGTGTGGATCAACTCGAGCAAGAACTCCACCGAAGGCACGGCCATCGCGCCGACCACGTCCACGACGCTCGGCCCCGGCGTGGTCGAGAAGCTCGACGGCGTGGTCGTCTCCGTCGGCAAGCCCGGTGCGCCCAAGACCATCGACCTGTACGCCGACTTCCTGTGCCCGTACTGCAAGCAGCTGCAGGACTCCTACGGTCCGAAGATGGAGCAGGCGGTCAACAGCGGCCAGCTGACCGTGAAGTACCACATGGTGACGCTGCTCAACGAGAACTCGGACCCGCCGGGCTACTCGCTCGACTCGGCCAACGCGGCGCTGGCCGCCGTCTCGTCGCAGAAGTTCACCGCGTTCCACGACGCGCTGTTCAAGAGCCAGCCGGAAGAGGGCGGCCGCGGCTACGACAAGGCGCAGCTGATCAAGCTCGGCCACGACCTGGGCATCACCGACCCGAAGTTCGACCAGACGGTGAACGCCGGGACCTACGACAAGCAGATCCAGGCCGCTTTCCAGCAGACGGAGAACGACCCCAACCTGGCCCAGGACTTCCCGAACGGCGCGCACGGCTTCGGTACGCCGACCGTCGCGGTCAACGGCAAGGCCATCTCGACCCAGGGCGACTGGCTCACCGGCGTGCTGAACGGCACCGGCAGCTGA
- a CDS encoding MauE/DoxX family redox-associated membrane protein, translating to MGTLARLGLAAVWLVSGAIKLASPGQTFIAVQAYDVLPSALVRPVATALPLVELVLGLLLLFGLATRWVATAALLMLAVLVAGIAQSWARGLSIDCGCFGGGGHVAAGQTEYPQEILRDTGFAILAVWLMVRPRSFFSVDGWLGWGRRRPAVEDSAVEDSAETGSSATLANHAGIVEGK from the coding sequence ATCGGCACCCTCGCCCGCCTCGGGCTCGCGGCCGTGTGGCTCGTTTCGGGCGCCATAAAACTGGCCTCGCCGGGGCAGACGTTCATCGCCGTGCAGGCCTACGATGTGCTGCCGAGCGCGCTGGTCCGGCCGGTCGCGACCGCGTTGCCGCTGGTCGAGCTGGTGCTGGGCCTGCTGCTGCTGTTCGGGCTGGCCACGCGCTGGGTCGCGACCGCGGCGCTGCTCATGCTGGCCGTGCTCGTGGCGGGCATCGCGCAGTCGTGGGCGCGCGGGCTGAGCATCGACTGCGGCTGCTTCGGCGGCGGCGGGCACGTGGCCGCGGGCCAGACCGAGTACCCGCAGGAGATCCTGCGTGACACCGGGTTCGCGATACTCGCCGTGTGGCTGATGGTGCGTCCGCGCTCGTTCTTCTCGGTCGACGGCTGGCTCGGCTGGGGCCGGCGGCGCCCGGCGGTGGAGGATTCCGCTGTGGAGGATTCTGCGGAGACCGGGAGCTCCGCGACGCTCGCGAACCACGCGGGCATCGTTGAAGGGAAATAG
- a CDS encoding glutamate ABC transporter substrate-binding protein, which translates to MRVRAVVTALFLLVTCVACGPGTVSPGDSLVKRARDGDHLTIGIRFDQPGLSQRTIDGRFVGFDVDVAEFVAGELGVDPAHITWHETTPATRESDLTSGSVDLVVATYSITDKRKQLVSFAGPYFVTGQDLLVRLTSSDITGPESLNGRRLCSVTGSTPAQQVRDKFAQAVQLVEYPRYPDCVTALLAGQVDAVTTDAVILAGYVAQDPELLRVVGHPFSTERYGVGLRKGDTEGQHAVDDAIRKMVSDGDWLRSLQANIGPSNYPLPKPPEITEQ; encoded by the coding sequence ATGCGAGTTCGCGCGGTGGTCACCGCCCTGTTTCTGCTGGTCACGTGCGTGGCCTGCGGTCCGGGGACGGTTTCGCCCGGCGATTCGCTCGTCAAACGCGCGCGTGACGGTGACCACCTCACGATCGGGATCCGCTTCGACCAACCCGGCCTCTCACAGCGCACGATCGACGGCCGGTTCGTGGGCTTCGACGTGGACGTCGCCGAGTTCGTCGCCGGTGAGCTGGGCGTGGACCCGGCCCACATCACGTGGCACGAGACCACGCCGGCCACGCGCGAGTCCGACCTCACCTCCGGCAGCGTCGACCTCGTGGTGGCCACGTACTCGATCACCGACAAGCGCAAGCAGCTCGTGTCGTTCGCCGGGCCGTATTTCGTGACCGGCCAGGACCTGCTGGTGCGGCTCACGTCGTCGGACATCACCGGCCCGGAGAGCCTCAACGGCCGACGGCTGTGCTCGGTCACCGGCTCGACCCCGGCGCAGCAGGTGCGGGACAAGTTCGCGCAGGCCGTGCAGCTCGTCGAGTACCCGCGTTACCCCGACTGCGTCACGGCCTTGCTCGCCGGCCAGGTCGACGCCGTGACCACCGACGCGGTGATCCTCGCCGGCTACGTCGCGCAGGACCCCGAGCTGCTGCGCGTGGTCGGGCACCCGTTCTCGACCGAGCGCTACGGCGTCGGCCTGCGCAAGGGCGACACCGAGGGCCAGCACGCCGTGGACGACGCCATCCGCAAGATGGTCTCGGACGGCGACTGGCTGCGGTCGCTGCAGGCCAACATCGGCCCGTCGAACTACCCGCTGCCGAAGCCGCCGGAGATCACCGAGCAGTGA